AATAAAGATATTCGTCATATTTGCAATAGCTTCATATATTTTGACAAGGTTACACTGGTTCTTTTATGTTGTTGCTGCAGTTTTTTTGTTTTTAACTATTTTCCTGCTTATATTTTTCCGCGACCCGGATAGAAATATAATCCAGGATGAAAAGCTGATACTTTCTCCTGCGGACGG
This window of the Elusimicrobiota bacterium genome carries:
- a CDS encoding phosphatidylserine decarboxylase family protein produces the protein MKIPIAGDGFVLIKIFVIFAIASYILTRLHWFFYVVAAVFLFLTIFLLIFFRDPDRNIIQDEKLILSPADG